A window of the Lolium perenne isolate Kyuss_39 chromosome 7, Kyuss_2.0, whole genome shotgun sequence genome harbors these coding sequences:
- the LOC127312805 gene encoding GDSL esterase/lipase At4g26790, with amino-acid sequence MASRQARLSSMTVALLLVAAAAVQMLVVDAATETASPSASAKKRPVVPAVIVFGDSTVDTGNNNAINTVLKSNFPPYGRDMHIPGGGATGRFCNGRLPPDFVSEALGLPPLVPAYLDPAYSIQDFATGVVFASAGTGLDNRTASVLAVLPLLKEVEYFKEYQQRLAKYVGPDRAKHIVSNAAYIVSVGTNDFLENYYLMVTGRFLEFSVGEYSDFLVARAEEFLTSIYKLGARRVTFAGLPAIGCVPLERTLNVLRGGGCNEEYNQVAREYNVKVKAMIARLRAKLKGFRLAYINIYDAMVDLIDHPEKLGLENVSEGCCATGKIEMGYLCNDVCPLTCDNADKYFFWDSFHPTEKVNRFFSKQTTEVWLSLLR; translated from the exons ATGGCGTCTCGCCAGGCAAGGTTGTCGTCGATGACGGTCGCGCTGCTGCTCGTGGCCGCGGCGGCGGTACAGATGCTCGTCGTCGACGCGGCAACGGAAACGGCATCGCCATCGGCGTCGGCGAAGAAGAGGCCGGTGGTGCCGGCGGTGATCGTGTTCGGTGACTCGACGGTCGACACGGGCAACAACAACGCGATCAACACGGTGCTGAAGAGCAACTTCCCGCCGTACGGGCGCGACATGCACATCCCGGGCGGCGGCGCCACGGGCCGGTTCTGCAACGGGCGCCTCCCGCCGGACTTCGTCTCCGAGGCGCTCGGCCTGCCGCCGCTCGTGCCGGCGTACCTCGACCCCGCCTACAGCATCCAGGACTTCGCCACCGGCGTCGTCTTCGCCTCCGCCGGCACCGGCCTCGACAACCGCACCGCCAGCGTCCTG GCAGTGCTCCCGCTGTTGAAGGAGGTGGAGTACTTCAAGGAGTACCAGCAACGGCTGGCCAAGTACGTCGGGCCCGACCGCGCCAAGCACATCGTTTCCAACGCCGCCTACATCGTCAGCGTCGGCACCAATGACTTCCTCGAGAACTACTATCTCATGGTCACGGGGCGGTTCCTGGAGTTCAGCGTGGGCGAGTACTCGGACTTCCTCGTCGCGCGCGCCGAGGAGTTCCTCACCTCCATCTACAAGCTCGGCGCGCGGCGGGTCACCTTCGCGGGCCTCCCCGCCATCGGCTGCGTTCCACTGGAGCGCACCCTGAACGTGCTCCGCGGTGGCGGCTGCAACGAGGAGTACAACCAGGTGGCTAGGGAGTACAACGTCAAGGTGAAGGCCATGATCGCCAGGCTCCGGGCCAAGCTCAAAGGGTTCAGGCTCGCATACATCAACATCTACGACGCCATGGTCGACCTCATCGACCATCCTGAGAAGCTCGGGCTGGAGAACGTCTCGGAGGGGTGCTGCGCAACCGGTAAGATTGAGATGGGGTACCTCTGCAACGACGTGTGCCCGCTGACGTGCGACAACGCTGACAAGTACTTCTTCTGGGACTCGTTTCATCCCACCGAGAAGGTGAACCGCTTCTTCTCCAAACAGACCACGGAGGTGTGGTTAAGCTTGTTAAGGTAG